The Corvus hawaiiensis isolate bCorHaw1 chromosome 2, bCorHaw1.pri.cur, whole genome shotgun sequence genome includes a window with the following:
- the LOC125319783 gene encoding carbonyl reductase [NADPH] 1-like — protein MSNVQVAVVTGSNKGIGLAIVRALCKQFPGDVYLTSRDPGRGQAAVAQLQQEGLRPLFHQLDIDDLQSIRVLRDFLKEKYGGLNVLVNNAGIAFKVHDTTPFAVQAEVTLKTNFFGTRNVCTELLPLMKPYGRVVNVSSMVSSSALGGCSQELQQKFRSDTITEEELVQLMTKFVEDTKKSVHEKEGWPNTAYGVSKIGVTVLSRIQARLLNEERKGDHILLNACCPGWVRTDMAGPKATKSPDEGAETPVYLALLPSNADAPHGQFVSNKTVRPW, from the exons ATGTCTAACGTGCAGGTGGCTGTGGTGACGGGGTCCAACAAAGGGATTGGCTTGGCCATCGTGCGGGCCCTGTGCAAGCAATTCCCGGGGGATGTGTACCTGACATCCCGGGATCCCGGCCGTGGCCAGGCTGCcgtggcacagctccagcaggaggGGCTGCGGCCGCTCTTCCACCAGCTGGATATCGATGACCTGCAGAGCATCCGAGTGCTCCGGGACTTCCTGAAGGAGAAGTATGGAGGGCTCAATGTGCTGGTGAACAACGCAGGCATCGCTTTCAAAG TACATGACACAACTCCATTTGCTGTCCAAGCTGAGGTTACACTGAAGACAAACTTTTTTGGAACCAGGAATGTTTGCACAGAATTGTTACCTCTTATGAAGCCTTATG GTCGAGTGGTGAATGTCTCCAGCATGgtgagcagctcagccctgggaggctgcagccaagagctgcagcagaaattCCGCAGTGACACCATCACTGAGGAGGAGTTGGTGCAGCTCATGACCAAATTTGTAGAAGACACTAAGAAAAGTGTCCATGAGAAAGAGGGTTGGCCAAACACTGCCTATGGGGTGTCCAAAATTGGGGTCACGGTCTTGTCCAGGATCCAAGCCCGGTTGTTAAACGAGGAAAGGAAAGGCGACCACATCCTGCTCAAtgcctgctgccctggctgggtgAGGACAGACATGGCAGGTCCCAAAGCCACCAAGTCCCCAGATGAGGGGGCTGAGACCCCCGTTTATTTGGCCCTTTTGCCTTCCAATGCTGATGCTCCTCATGGCCAGTTTGTGAGTAACAAAACTGTCAGACCCTGGTGA